From the Xylocopa sonorina isolate GNS202 chromosome 9, iyXylSono1_principal, whole genome shotgun sequence genome, the window TTGAAAACTTAGAAGTTTACGAAATACAATTAAATATGGTAGTTACTAATTTCCAGATAAGGAAGAAACGAAGATTGCAAATTGAAAATCGATGAATTTTCCAATTGAAAACTTAGAAGTTACGAAATACAATTAAATGTGGTAGTTACTAACTTCTAAATAAGGAAGAAACGAAGGTTGCAAATTGAAAATCGATGAATTTTCCAATTGAAAACTTAGAAGTTACGAAATACAATTAAATATGGTAGTTACTAATTTCTAGATAAGGAAGAAACGAAGATTGCAAATTGAAAATCGATGAATTTTCCAATTGAAAACTTAGAAGTTTACGAAATACAATTAAATATGGTAGTTACTAATTTCTAAATAAGGAAGAAACGAAGGTTGCAAATTGAAAATCGATGAATTTTCCAATTGAAAACTTAGAAGTTACGAAATACAACTAAACATGGTAGTTACTAATTTCTAAATAAGGAAGAAACGAAGGTTGTAAATTGAAAATCGATGAATTTTACTTATTCAAAAATTAGTTATTACATCTGGAATTATATTTATTCGCGATACATGTTAAAGTAGAGCTTCGCAGTCTTTGGTCTCGACGTTTCTTCGCTTTGCGAGTCGACACGGTTGCCTATTTAAGCTTCGTGGATGTTTTCCTCTACGCAGATGCACCCGTGTGCATTCTACGTGTCCGTGATCGTCTTCCTCGTGGTGAACGACGCTGGATGCGACAGCAGAACGACATGGTACACTGGATTGCGCGTCCTGCTTGAGAATTGCCCGTTGCAGTCCTGGACCAGCTTCGAGCAGGAGGAATTTTTGGATAACTTCCGGAACTGCGTGCAGGAACACACCCTCGCCCTGTTGGACTCCTTTCTCGCCTCTGATGTTATACCAGTATTCGAAGGGTTGAATTTGGTAAAAGTCGACGAGGATAGGATGAACTCCACTGATAATTATACAGAAAGGTAAAGCAGTGAGCTTGAATTTCGATCTGAAATTCGTTTAATTGATTCCAAACGAGCAGTTTATGGTTTTTCATTTTGTTTGTGGTCATTTTGCAGGTAGGAAAGACGTTGAAGCTTTGATCAGACGATTGAAACGTGTCTTTTCTTTAATATTCTAAGAAGAAGCTGctgaatatataataattaataacagtagtattaataaaatgaaaaattcgttctttttttctatGAAACTCTGTTTTTCTCGTAGAGATAATCGGAATGTATATTTACCATCAGTCTTTGGTGTGTTCCAgtgatactaccttgcaagtaatcaTCGCGAAACGACTGTTGCGGGTTCTACGCACTCACGTGTTCAAAGTAGACGTGGACCACTTTGCCAATAACATTTTCTCACCAACTAACAATTCAGACACGGACATAGATGGTAGTACATTCGAAGGTTCGTATCCATATCATTTCCACCTTCCGCATCAAGTTATTTTCTAATTAAACCTGGTtcgtttaaccagttaactgcgttcgacgtgtacacACGTGAAACCAAAACTTTATTTTGTTGCGACTGGCGAGTATAATTCTTGTCAAATAAAGATATAAAAGCCTTCCTCGTTTTACATTTCTCGCGAAACGTATAATAAGAGTATCTCCCTGCGCTCGACGCGTATTCTAGTCGTTGCCTGATTTTAATTACGCGTTTTGTAGACGATTTCTGAagctaaattccacagttaactggttaagttCTGAATTGAATCCTGAAGAGTATCGACGATCGAGTTAATCGTTTCTGTTTGCAGGTCGCAGACGACACAATCGTCGAAGGAACAGCAACATGGTACCGTTGATGATGCTGGGGTTCGTGTTGATGGGTTCGATCCTGATACCAATGGGCTTCCAGTTCCTCGCTGTTCTCGGTGGAAAGGCGTTGCTGCTCGCCAAAATGGCCCTGATCCTCTCCAGTATCCAGGGTCTGAAGAAGATCGCGACGAATGGCGTGAATTATGGATTGTACCACACCCACGTGGCAGACGGATGGCACGAGAGGAGCCACACAGAGCCGCCACCACCGCATTTAGATTTACCTTTTCAACCGTACATGCGCCCTTAATATTTAGCCAACGTGGTCATTCCCTGCGATTTTTATTCGATTTTCTTCTCGTCAGCTGCCAGACTTCTCTCCTCGACATCGTTTCGATTGTTGTATACGTTGATAGCTACTTTATTCGTGGACATAGGACGGTTTAGAGGCGGTTCAGGGCTCCAAGAAGTTGTTTGGCGAGCCACGATGCTAAAGAAAAAGGAAACAGGAGTAACTCGAGGAAAATGGAGCGGAGTAGATGTTGCAGAACATCATTTTATACGCGTTTATCGATAATTATAGGAGTTTTAGTTGTAAGACGTATTGTAAGCGGATTTGTAGCGATAGTTTTGTAAGAATTAGATTGTGAAAACTATTTTATATAGTTTACTATTATATATTGTTACAGTATGTTGTAGTTAATGTATGGTGCGTCAGTTTATTACATTGTAATGTAGTTAGaaagtttaaataaactgtttaatCTGAACTGGTCGTTGTTTAATGACCAGTCCAGTGATCCTAGTATGACCAATCCTCGTCCCTTACCGAGATGCATcgttttagaactttattgttaaaGTTCTGAAACGAGAACTCGAAAAAACAGTCCTGGACACGATTAAATTAGTTGTAAGTTCGAAAAGGGGGATAATTCCAGGaatatgacgtcatttccaagaagtggcactttagAATACCtcttatgacgtcatgttctcctgatacaaagtccaattttcgaggtttcgatcgctaaaatcgagaaagtatcaggagaacatgacgtcataggaggtatcgacagttccaggaattttcgatgacgtcattttcaagaagtggcactttgggatacctcctcgcatattatgttctcctgatacaaagtcagaTTTTCGAGGTTTCAGTCGAAAAATTAAggaagtatcaggagaacatgacgtcataggaagtatcgacaattccaggaattctcgatgacgtcatttccaagaagtggcgtttaaggatacctcctatgacgtcatgttctcctgatactttcgtgattttcgaggtttcgatcgctaaaatcaagaaagtatcaggagaacatgacgtcataggaggtattcttgccacttctaggaaaatgacgtcacttctaaGAAtagccgaaattcctggaattctcgatgacgtcatttccaagaagtggcactattcgtatacctcctatgacgtcatgttctcctgatacaaagtcgaattttcaagatcttggtcgaaaaatcggcaatgtatcaggagaacatgacgtcataggaggtatcccaaagtgccacttcttggaaatgacgtcatcaagaattcttgGAATTgtcgatacctcctgtgacgtcatgttctcctgatactttctcgATTTTAGCGATCGAAACCCTGAAAAtctactttgtatcaggagaacatgacgtcataggaggtattcgaacgtgcttcttcttggaaatgacgtcacagAGAATTCTGAGAATTCCGGCGATTCTTGaaggtgacgtcattttccaggaattgTGCTAATAATTGGAGTTTTCGATCGAGATCTCGATTTTTGGTCCTTCTAAGAGGAGAATATGATAGGAGGGAAGATATTT encodes:
- the Osi23 gene encoding LOW QUALITY PROTEIN: DUF1676 domain-containing protein Osi23 (The sequence of the model RefSeq protein was modified relative to this genomic sequence to represent the inferred CDS: substituted 1 base at 1 genomic stop codon) encodes the protein MHPCAFYVSVIVFLVVNDAGCDSRTTWYTGLRVLLENCPLQSWTSFEQEEFLDNFRNCVQEHTLALLDSFLASDVIPVFEGLNLVKVDEDRMNSTDNYTERXSSDDTTLQVIIAKRLLRVLRTHVFKVDVDHFANNIFSPTNNSDTDIDGSTFEGRRRHNRRRNSNMVPLMMLGFVLMGSILIPMGFQFLAVLGGKALLLAKMALILSSIQGLKKIATNGVNYGLYHTHVADGWHERSHTEPPPPHLDLPFQPYMRP